The following proteins are encoded in a genomic region of Cyclonatronum proteinivorum:
- a CDS encoding class-II fumarase/aspartase family protein, translating to MYSFTYFQDMFSDAAMRQVFSEESRIQKWLETEVALAVAQEQLGIIPQGTSDKIKTAAKVQHIDQAAMKAEFDRVGFPILPFVHQLNKACDAETARWVHYGATTQDILDTGTVLQMRDGLHIAESYLNQIIQSLADLSRKHRDTPMAGRTFQQLAAPITFGYKAAVWLDEMLRHRERIQQLKHRLLVGQCSGAVGTFATLGDQGLKVQELMMAALDLAVPDVSWHVARDTWAELTSVFAMMAATLAKIAQEIAILMRSEIGELSEPFEQGRGASTTLPQKRNPITCEPIIANAHKLRELSSSQLTSMIQEHERGALGQMHLEWMVIPESFLLISGSLKHSAFILKNLVVAEQQMKDNILLSGGLIMSEAAMMGLAPKIGKKKAHDLVYSAAGKAWDEKKSLKEALMENEEITTLLTESDIDTLLDPLNYVGVAPQMVDRVLAKV from the coding sequence ATGTATTCATTCACCTATTTTCAGGACATGTTCTCCGACGCAGCAATGCGTCAGGTATTTTCGGAAGAAAGCCGGATCCAAAAATGGCTGGAAACCGAAGTAGCGCTTGCCGTAGCGCAGGAACAGCTTGGTATCATCCCGCAGGGAACATCCGATAAAATTAAAACAGCGGCCAAAGTCCAGCATATTGATCAGGCTGCCATGAAAGCCGAGTTTGACAGGGTCGGTTTCCCCATTCTGCCGTTCGTCCATCAGCTAAATAAGGCTTGTGACGCAGAAACGGCCCGCTGGGTGCACTACGGTGCGACTACACAGGACATTCTCGATACCGGTACCGTACTGCAAATGCGGGACGGACTTCATATCGCTGAGTCATACCTTAATCAAATTATTCAGTCGCTGGCAGATCTCTCCCGTAAACACCGCGATACACCGATGGCCGGACGTACTTTTCAGCAACTTGCCGCACCCATCACCTTTGGCTATAAAGCTGCGGTATGGTTAGATGAAATGCTGCGACACAGGGAGCGCATCCAACAGCTGAAGCACAGATTGCTGGTTGGGCAGTGCTCCGGAGCGGTTGGAACCTTCGCAACCCTCGGTGATCAGGGTCTCAAGGTTCAGGAACTGATGATGGCAGCACTTGATTTGGCTGTTCCGGATGTTTCCTGGCACGTCGCCCGCGATACCTGGGCAGAATTGACCTCCGTTTTTGCCATGATGGCCGCAACCTTAGCCAAAATCGCGCAGGAAATTGCCATCCTCATGCGTTCCGAAATCGGAGAACTTAGCGAACCTTTTGAGCAGGGCAGAGGCGCAAGCACAACGCTTCCCCAAAAACGAAACCCCATCACCTGCGAACCTATCATCGCCAACGCGCACAAACTCAGAGAACTCAGCAGCTCACAGCTCACCTCCATGATTCAGGAACACGAGCGCGGTGCCTTAGGACAAATGCACCTCGAATGGATGGTCATCCCCGAATCCTTCCTGCTGATCTCCGGAAGCCTTAAACACTCGGCCTTCATCCTGAAAAACCTCGTCGTAGCTGAGCAGCAAATGAAAGACAACATCCTGCTCAGCGGCGGGCTTATCATGTCAGAAGCCGCAATGATGGGACTTGCCCCAAAAATCGGAAAAAAGAAAGCGCATGATTTGGTGTACAGCGCAGCCGGCAAAGCCTGGGACGAGAAAAAGAGTTTGAAAGAGGCACTAATGGAAAATGAGGAAATCACGACGCTCCTAACCGAGAGTGATATCGATACGCTTTTAGATCCGTTGAATTATGTAGGTGTTGCACCGCAAATGGTAGATCGGGTACTCGCTAAGGTTTGA
- a CDS encoding GxxExxY protein — translation MSVNDLTYNILKCAYTVHSELGPGLLESAYEHALAFELIEAGFEVETQKALPLIYKGSKLDCGYRIDLLVNRTVIIELKTVEKILDIHKAQLLSYMKLSNIKYGLLINFNVLSLKNGIERLILTPKNSA, via the coding sequence GTGAGTGTTAACGACCTTACATATAACATTTTGAAATGTGCATATACTGTACATTCCGAACTGGGGCCGGGATTACTTGAGTCGGCTTATGAACATGCACTTGCATTTGAATTAATTGAAGCTGGATTTGAAGTTGAAACCCAAAAAGCACTTCCGTTAATCTATAAGGGTAGTAAATTAGACTGTGGGTATAGAATTGACTTGTTGGTTAATCGAACAGTAATTATTGAACTCAAAACAGTCGAAAAAATACTTGATATACATAAGGCGCAGCTTCTCTCCTACATGAAATTGTCAAACATCAAATACGGACTTCTCATAAACTTCAATGTGCTCAGTTTAAAGAATGGCATAGAAAGATTAATTTTAACTCCCAAAAACTCTGCGTAA